A portion of the Limisphaera ngatamarikiensis genome contains these proteins:
- a CDS encoding DNA topoisomerase IV subunit A, translating into MSKRHKAKPSEQQPAPPLSEGTGAAAGSADSPAAAAPAGDNGNGESHVQAETVASVSRRPFDPKHPTTPLHRRVDRSFLEYASYVIRDRAIPSLADGLKPVQRRILWAMHLSDDGRFTKVANVVGDTMKFHPHGDASIYEALVVLANKRYLIEGQGNFGNIFTGDPPAAPRYIECRLTDLAREELFNDDLTELVPSYDGRNQEPVALPCKLPLLLMLGTEGIAVGLSARILPHNFPELLQAQIAILKGEPFKVLPDFPTGGLMDARDYQDGRGSVKVRARIKIKDPHTVVITEIPPGTTTDSIIASIEDAVRKGKLKVRSIHDYTSESVAIEIKVPPGVEAEQLVDALYAFTDCEVTLNSRIVVIKDHRPVEMTVSEVLRENTAQLVDLLRRELELRQRRLRDELHFRTLERIFIEERIYKRIEQCRTAEAVRRAVHEGFQPFQKELARPLTDEDVDKLLQLRIRRISLFDIQQHRHEMETLQAELKQVQKNLKNLTAYAIAHLERLLERYGPLFPRRTTKSARHEEVDARAVAFKAFKVSYDRESGYVGCKVSGDEFKCECSRYDRLLLVFRDGSYKMIELPEKLFVGSEVVWCGLPERDRVFTCVYADRRANYLKRFTFGGMILNKLYSLLPEKGRILYFSPDTPERLYIRYKPAPHQKIHQQTCDPSKVEVKSARVRGRQLSIKDIAAVGDRPPRGWDPEATTTEVVFA; encoded by the coding sequence ATGAGCAAGCGCCACAAAGCCAAACCATCGGAACAGCAACCGGCTCCGCCGTTGTCCGAAGGGACCGGAGCTGCAGCGGGGTCCGCCGATTCGCCCGCTGCCGCAGCTCCGGCCGGAGACAACGGCAACGGGGAGAGCCACGTCCAGGCGGAAACCGTGGCTTCCGTATCGCGTCGGCCGTTTGATCCCAAACACCCGACCACGCCGCTGCACCGCCGCGTGGACCGCAGCTTTCTGGAGTATGCCAGCTACGTGATCCGTGACCGGGCGATCCCGAGCCTGGCCGACGGTTTGAAGCCGGTCCAGAGACGGATCCTCTGGGCCATGCACCTGAGCGACGACGGCCGTTTCACCAAGGTGGCCAACGTGGTGGGCGACACCATGAAGTTTCACCCTCACGGGGATGCGTCCATTTACGAGGCCCTCGTGGTGCTGGCCAACAAGCGCTACCTGATCGAAGGCCAGGGCAACTTCGGCAACATTTTCACGGGCGATCCGCCCGCGGCGCCACGGTACATCGAATGCCGTTTGACGGACCTGGCCCGCGAGGAACTGTTCAACGACGATCTCACGGAGCTGGTGCCCAGCTATGACGGGCGCAATCAGGAGCCGGTGGCCCTTCCCTGCAAGCTGCCCCTGTTGCTCATGCTCGGCACCGAGGGCATCGCCGTGGGCCTGTCGGCGCGCATTCTGCCGCACAACTTCCCGGAACTCCTGCAGGCCCAGATCGCCATTCTCAAGGGCGAGCCCTTCAAGGTCCTGCCGGATTTCCCCACGGGCGGACTCATGGATGCGCGCGATTACCAGGACGGCCGCGGGAGCGTCAAGGTCCGCGCGCGCATCAAGATCAAGGACCCGCACACCGTCGTGATCACGGAAATCCCGCCAGGAACCACCACCGACTCCATCATTGCCTCCATCGAGGACGCCGTTCGCAAGGGCAAACTCAAGGTGCGGTCCATCCACGACTACACGTCCGAGTCGGTGGCCATCGAGATCAAGGTGCCGCCCGGGGTGGAGGCCGAACAACTGGTGGACGCGCTCTACGCCTTCACCGATTGCGAGGTCACCCTCAACAGCCGCATCGTGGTCATCAAGGATCATCGGCCGGTGGAAATGACCGTCAGCGAGGTGCTGCGGGAAAACACCGCCCAGCTGGTGGACCTCCTGCGGCGGGAACTGGAACTGCGCCAACGCCGGCTCCGGGACGAACTCCATTTCCGCACTCTGGAACGGATCTTCATCGAGGAACGCATCTACAAACGCATCGAACAGTGCCGCACGGCCGAGGCGGTCCGACGCGCCGTCCACGAAGGGTTCCAACCCTTTCAAAAGGAACTGGCCCGACCCCTCACCGACGAGGACGTGGACAAACTCCTCCAGCTGCGTATCCGTCGGATCTCGCTCTTCGACATCCAACAGCACCGGCACGAGATGGAAACCCTGCAGGCTGAATTGAAGCAGGTGCAAAAGAACCTCAAAAACCTCACCGCCTATGCCATCGCCCATCTGGAACGGTTGCTGGAACGGTATGGTCCGCTGTTCCCGCGCCGCACCACCAAATCCGCCCGGCACGAAGAGGTGGACGCCCGCGCCGTCGCCTTCAAGGCCTTCAAGGTCAGCTACGATCGCGAGAGCGGGTACGTGGGCTGCAAGGTCTCGGGCGATGAGTTCAAATGCGAATGTTCGCGGTACGACCGCCTGTTACTGGTCTTCCGCGACGGCAGTTACAAGATGATCGAGCTGCCGGAAAAACTGTTTGTCGGATCCGAGGTTGTGTGGTGCGGCCTGCCGGAGCGGGATCGCGTCTTCACCTGCGTCTACGCCGATCGCAGGGCCAATTACCTCAAGCGCTTCACCTTCGGCGGGATGATCCTGAACAAGCTCTACTCGCTGTTGCCGGAGAAGGGCCGGATCCTCTACTTCAGCCCGGACACTCCGGAACGGCTCTACATCCGTTACAAACCCGCGCCCCATCAGAAAATCCACCAGCAGACCTGCGACCCGTCTAAGGTGGAGGTGAAATCGGCCCGGGTGCGCGGTCGGCAGTTGTCCATCAAGGACATCGCCGCCGTGGGCGACAGGCCACCGCGGGGATGGGACCCCGAAGCCACCACCACCGAGGTCGTGTTTGCCTGA